Proteins from one Ramlibacter sp. PS4R-6 genomic window:
- a CDS encoding Bug family tripartite tricarboxylate transporter substrate binding protein — protein MKIATFLVTTALALSAHAQSAYPTKPIKVIVPLAAGSAVDNAARIVTEKMARNMGVGIVIENQPGAAGLIGAGNVAKAAPDGYTLGGFNDSIMTMVPNMTPKMPWDITKDFEPISLVATVEWGLVVNAQAPEKTAADLIAAAKKEPGKINYGSGGNGSPQHIAMALLASQAGIQMQHVPYKGATQAAVGVGAGEVLTAMQGISTVKSLIQAGKVRLIGVTTPRRMAQFPDVPTVGESGLPGFEFNSWFALMAPAGTPKEITARLAQEVKKALEDPEVKAKLDAQGLTPRGTSPEELGIATKGQLAKYGELIRRNGITAE, from the coding sequence ATGAAGATCGCCACCTTCCTCGTCACCACGGCCTTGGCCCTCTCGGCCCACGCGCAATCCGCCTACCCCACCAAACCCATCAAGGTCATCGTCCCCCTGGCCGCCGGCTCCGCCGTCGACAACGCCGCCCGCATCGTCACCGAGAAGATGGCGCGCAACATGGGCGTGGGCATCGTCATCGAGAACCAGCCCGGCGCCGCGGGCCTGATCGGCGCGGGCAACGTGGCCAAGGCCGCGCCCGACGGCTACACGCTGGGCGGCTTCAACGACAGCATCATGACCATGGTGCCCAACATGACGCCGAAGATGCCGTGGGACATCACGAAGGACTTCGAGCCCATCTCGCTGGTGGCCACGGTGGAGTGGGGCCTGGTGGTGAACGCGCAGGCCCCCGAGAAGACGGCCGCCGACCTGATCGCGGCCGCGAAGAAGGAGCCGGGCAAGATCAACTACGGCTCGGGCGGCAACGGCAGCCCGCAGCACATCGCGATGGCGCTTCTCGCCAGCCAGGCCGGCATCCAGATGCAGCACGTGCCCTACAAGGGCGCCACGCAGGCGGCGGTGGGCGTGGGCGCGGGCGAGGTGCTGACGGCCATGCAGGGCATCAGCACCGTGAAGTCGCTGATCCAGGCGGGCAAGGTGCGGCTGATCGGCGTGACGACGCCGCGGCGCATGGCGCAGTTCCCCGACGTGCCGACGGTGGGCGAGTCGGGGTTGCCGGGGTTCGAGTTCAACTCGTGGTTTGCCTTGATGGCGCCGGCGGGGACGCCGAAGGAGATCACGGCGCGGCTGGCGCAGGAGGTGAAGAAGGCGCTGGAGGACCCGGAGGTGAAGGCGAAGCTGGATGCGCAGGGGCTTACGCCGCGGGGGACGAGCCCGGAGGAACTAGGTATCGCCACGAAAGGGCAGTTGGCGAAGTATGGGGAGTTGATTCGGAGGAATGGGATAACGGCGGAGTGA
- a CDS encoding DsrE family protein: MTVTSRRSVLRTAALLPLALAVPAFAQAQAKKHRLLIAVSDNDPGKWNMVMNNVKNAQEDVGGVDKIDIEVVAYGPGINMLRSETPVAGHINDLLKTGVKVVGCENTMKNLKLEKSQMMSTIGYVPAAVTEIMRKQEEGWAYVRP, translated from the coding sequence ATGACCGTCACGTCCCGCCGTTCCGTCCTTCGCACCGCCGCCCTCCTCCCGCTGGCGCTGGCCGTGCCCGCGTTCGCGCAAGCACAGGCCAAGAAGCACCGCCTGCTGATCGCCGTGAGCGACAACGACCCCGGCAAGTGGAACATGGTGATGAACAACGTGAAGAACGCCCAGGAGGACGTGGGCGGCGTCGACAAGATCGACATCGAGGTGGTCGCCTACGGCCCCGGCATTAACATGCTCAGGAGCGAGACGCCCGTCGCAGGGCACATCAACGACCTGCTGAAGACGGGCGTGAAGGTGGTGGGCTGCGAGAACACCATGAAGAACCTGAAGCTGGAAAAGAGCCAGATGATGTCGACCATCGGCTACGTGCCGGCGGCCGTGACGGAGATCATGCGGAAGCAGGAAGAAGGCTGGGCGTACGTGCGGCCGTGA